In the Drosophila takahashii strain IR98-3 E-12201 chromosome 3R, DtakHiC1v2, whole genome shotgun sequence genome, one interval contains:
- the LOC108064906 gene encoding LOW QUALITY PROTEIN: uncharacterized protein (The sequence of the model RefSeq protein was modified relative to this genomic sequence to represent the inferred CDS: substituted 1 base at 1 genomic stop codon) — translation MSSQNRSSRSERSQLLLLIGIAVASCLPGIESFQRFSEQPKYTEVNPAEDTLLTCKVIDKRGTCSWQKDNKPVGIYTKKYEWASRMPTSDNGNVLHLDLHPPPVQLGGDCSLWIRSATLDFDDGLWECQVTASDFTTQDALTSQPVRLVVRVAPQRPRLEYDAVHVPPGHNITADAGALATVKCVSHYGNPPATLKWFLGDQEISPIHPQMNATEPDNPRTWSATSVVQVSAMRERHGDILRCAAFHESYTAKSVVVEARLDVKYAPSIRLIGSPEIDLEEDKDALVLRCVADANPPASIVWRRAGRSEIASLQETLQLRPVGRRDAGLYTCQAQNSVGTSEQLSVQLDVKYPPKIISAGPDRLTTAPLFSPAAFECLADGNPLPSFKWVQRMAHGSKYVERGHESRLVIDNVTYEYQGEYECRATSYINGQERVAISDPVSLQVVGAPQVLRLHPSLHTVSVKRGEAASLTMVVCADPRPQRVAWEWGSLRLEAGSGIDRFRADDMQPDTREDCYLSTLHILHADEHDSRPYYLVVENERGTDRHAIHLIVEGTFAEPYEMSYLMGVAGGCMAAILLLVCLCIYAIKSKRCCFKGSTGYKSSDKDSEKADLKSRSDSTSGPQGDSIYTTPAGFHHHQQQQQQQQQQQQQQQQHAAAAAAAALHAASQHPQQQYPGHGSPEAMKVRMAAMILQPPTRVXQAIDTTTTSESNEQLTPHKQQQQQQHELTDQTDDPNATASPNEQRLDDTNVSHNNNNNHKISSNSDNSQTTSEVARNTSDKSDSSNSEGNSSLTSSKSSKRDLENNMNREIKPPTAPKLLHLNVTSGEQQDQVVDPLPVGPLTPEETQVLLQKLSINNPFYRFRKQSNSLKELRRRGGVVPPSIRSRSETDLGQGKGQVSGQQQQHSEAKVVVVLESKQQQQQEVAISSRPRSSVSLKTRSVSSLMSSPSSSHQQSAGDSSTVITNPFSIFHDDEILTLSVNTRLRVAGNARSSRPQPQRQNRGLRRLFESSSRGSQHTPSEHHYLHGVPVRRFERQDFDNDPGDSISRRTNTSASGKPKRSRAIFKQLSLRKLHHRGGAGAGAGAVEEPPSLPKLKLSYPNRTHSIQSMRASGGGGYDIQHTTAYHPRLNHSTSPVTKANYFERLQAKTRQGIQKIRDKCRNFKTTSGEGGGSSSSEFSGFHTLAKDESFRFISDRAHISSYESRCKQATIYKSYKSEIDLSKNLHYLDAYLEQNFDHQLSGTKQSAHSVGRVSGAQRKALAKQPDPNPPAAPETPRRPRHKRSQSQAANYGANYENLGTLPIASKSKVRSSALHSDSMSSSDYASVFSGPTTSHRQEQELEPDPNSNPKDFKLRYEHPDKMCEYYFDNLTSYALALEESEDLLLAESAKSARFFYDDEEEEEDDEDGDAGAEGLGNEDEAAGGRPDYMARDIRIRVSVNECEDADWHQPASATSYNENLAESTFYQSLNQHLQRQEVGDDVLAVGLEDQNLLVGERGESYLEHFPRQRGSRNYERASNSALYPRGEFYGFGGEQPDAARQRRADLMEAHYARSYQSGSSRGKGASRTRGLPMEMERQHAAIPAAAAATAMPAATGSVINLALPGQSGDVLYATSSKQQITMPTPTAGPQFHQPKPEPAAAALGGAATTSGAAATAATSVPGSSAGNANNRYMLENLRKYYANQQQHPPAHSVNSSSLSNSSSSNSSMSQQQQQQQQLKLNLNLQPTAPKVQQQHLGNRRNSSTSNASSTADNFDTFITLRNATGNAGCTSTDYMAKQQQQQQHRRGKQQQQQQSVPLTSALNYYGHGATPTLNPALAYNGKLTATAMLSQVNLSRAAAATAATSSSGAAATTAPLLPHQQHSRSTSKGEGFILEYEC, via the exons GAATCGAGTCCTTCCAGCGATTCTCGGAGCAGCCCAAGTACACGGAGGTGAATCCCGCCGAGGACACGCTGCTCACATGCAAAGTTATCGACAAGCGCGGCACGTGCTCCTGGCAAAAGGATAACAAG CCCGTCGGCATCTATACAAAGAAATACGAATGGGCCTCACGTATGCCGACGAGCGACAATGGGAATGTCCTGCATCTGGACCTCCATCCGCCGCCGGTGCAACTTGGCGGGGACTGCTCGCTGTGGATCCGCTCCGCCACGCTGGACTTCGACGACGGACTGTGGGAGTGCCAAGTGACGGCCAGTGACTTCACCACCCAGGATGCCCTCACCAGCCAGCCGGTGCGCCTGGTCGTACGTG TGGCGCCGCAGCGGCCGAGGCTCGAATACGATGCGGTCCACGTGCCGCCAGGACACAACATCACCGCAGACGCCGGCGCTCTGGCGACGGTCAAGTGCGTCTCGCATTACGGCAATCCGCCGGCCACCCTCAAATGGTTTTTGG GCGACCAGGAGATCTCGCCCATCCACCCGCAAATGAATGCCACCGAGCCGGATAATCCACGCACCTGGTCGGCCACCTCGGTGGTGCAGGTGTCGGCGATGCGGGAACGCCACGGAGATATCCTGCGGTGTGCCGCCTTCCACGAGTCCTACACGGCCAAATCGGTGGTGGTGGAGGCCCGTCTGGACGTGAAAT ACGCGCCGAGCATCCGTCTAATTGGCTCGCCGGAAATCGACTTGGAGGAGGACAAGGATGCGCTGGTCCTGCGCTGCGTGGCCGATGCCAATCCGCCGGCCAGCATCGTCTGGCGGCGGGCCGGTCGCTCCGAGATAGCCAGCTTGCAG GAAACTCTGCAATTGCGTCCCGTCGGACGCCGCGATGCCGGATTGTACACCTGCCAGGCACAGAATTCGGTGGGCACCTCCGAGCAGCTGTCGGTGCAGTTGGATGTGAAAT ATCCTCCCAAAATTATTTCAGCTGGCCCGGATCGCCTCACCACCGCCCCGCTTTTTAGTCCTGCCGCCTTCGAGTGCTTGGCTGATGGTAATCCCCTGCCATCCTTCAAATGGGTACAGAG AATGGCCCATGGATCCAAGTACGTGGAGCGGGGCCACGAGTCCAGATTGGTCATCGACAACGTCACCTACGAGTACCAGGGAGAGTACGAGTGCCGGGCGACCAGCTACATCAATGGCCAGGAGCGGGTGGCCATATCCGATCCGGTGTCGCTGCAAGTTGTGG GTGCCCCGCAGGTGCTGCGCCTGCACCCCTCCCTGCACACCGTATCCGTGAAGCGCGGCGAGGCAGCCAGCCTGACAATGGTCGTCTGTGCGGATCCGCGGCCACAGCGCGTCGCCTGGGAATGGGGATCTCTGCGTCTGGAGGCCGGCTCGGGCATCG ATCGCTTCCGGGCCGACGACATGCAGCCGGACACTCGGGAGGACTGCTACCTGTCCACCCTGCACATCCTCCACGCGGACGAGCACGACTCCAGGCCCTACTACTTGGTGGTGGAGAACGAGCGGGGCACCGATCGTCATGCCATACACCTGATTGTGGAGGGTACGTTTGCAG AACCCTACGAGATGAGCTATCTGATGGGCGTGGCCGGGGGCTGCATGGCCGCTATCCTCCTGCTGGTTTGCCTCTGTATCTATGCGATCAAGAGCAAGAGATGCTGCTTCAAGG GTTCCACGGGCTATAAATCATCGGATAAAGACAG CGAAAAAGCTGATTTGAAATCACGCTCGGATAGCACGAGTGGCCCTCAAGGTGATTCGATTTACACCACGCCCGCGGGCTTCCAtcatcaccagcagcagcagcaacagcagcagcagcaacaacagcaacagcagcaacacgcagcagcagcagcggcagcggctcTACACGCCGCATCGCAACATCCGCAGCAACAGTACCCGGGACACGGATCGCCGGAGGCAATGAAGGTACGCATGGCTGCAATGATATTACAACCGCCCACTAGGGTCTAGCAGGCAATTGATACCACCACTACTAGCGAATCCAACGAACAGCTAACGCCACataaacagcaacagcaacagcaacacgaaCTGACAGACCAAACGGACGACCCAAACGCGACAGCGTCACCTAACGAACAGCGACTTGATGACACTAATGTAAGccacaataataacaacaaccacaaaatCAGTTCCAATAGCGATAATAGCCAGACCACCTCAGAGGTGGCCAGGAATACAAGCGACAAGAGCGACAGTAGCAACAGTGAGGGCAATAGTTCGCTGACCAGCAGCAAGAGTAGCAAGCGGGATTTGGAGAATAATATGAACAGGGAGATTAAACCGCCCACGGCTCCCAAGTTGCTCCACCTGAATGTGACGAGCGGGGAGCAGCAGGATCAGGTAGTGGATCCCCTGCCAGTGGGTCCCCTCACGCCCGAGGAGACCCAGGTGCTCCTGCAAAAGCTGAGCATCAACAATCCCTTCTACCGCTTCCGCAAGCAGAGCAACTCCTTGAAGGAGCTGCGGCGAAGGGGTGGGGTTGTACCGCCCTCTATTCGCTCCCGATCCGAAACGGATCTGGGTCAGGGAAAGGGTCAAGTTagtggccagcagcagcagcacagtgAAGCCAAAGTTGTAGTTGTACTAGAGAgtaagcagcagcagcagcaggaagtAGCCATAAGTAGTAGGCCTAGGAGTAGCGTTAGCCTTAAGACTAGATCCGTAAGCAGCCTGATGAGCAGCCCCTCCAGCAGCCATCAGCAATCCGCGGGTGACAGCTCCACGGTGATCACGAATCCCTTCTCCATATTCCACGACGATGAGATTCTAACGCTGAGCGTTAATACGCGACTGAGGGTCGCGGGCAATGCGAGGAGTTCGCGACCGCAACCCCAAAGGCAGAATCGTGGCCTGCGAAGGCTGTTCGAGTCCAGTAGTCGGGGTAGTCAGCATACCCCCTCCGAACATCACTATCTGCATGGAGTACCAGTGCGGCGCTTCGAGCGGCAGGACTTTGATAACGATCCTGGGGATTCTATAAGCAGAAGGACAAACACCTCCGCCAGTGGCAAACCCAAGCGATCGAGGGCCATCTTCAAGCAGCTGTCGCTGAGAAAGTTGCACCACcgcggaggagcaggagcaggagccggAGCAGTCGAGGAGCCACCTTCGTTGCCCAAGCTAAAGCTGAGCTATCCCAACAGGACGCACAGCATCCAGAGCATGAGAGCCTCCGGCGGCGGAGGCTACGACATCCAGCACACCACTGCCTACCATCCGCGACTCAATCACTCCACCTCGCCGGTGACCAAGGCCAATTACTTCGAGCGACTGCAGGCCAAGACGCGTCAGGGCATCCAGAAGATACGCGACAAGTGCCGGAACTTCAAGACGACCTCGGGGGAAGGaggtggcagcagcagctccgaGTTCAGTGGCTTCCACACTTTGGCCAAGGACGAGAGCTTCCGCTTCATCAGCGATCGGGCGCACATCTCCAGCTACGAATCGCGTTGCAAACAGGCCACCATCTACAAGAGCTACAAATCGGAGATCGATCTCAGCAAGAACCTGCACTACTTGGATGCCTATTTGGAGCAGAACTTTGACCACCAGCTGAGCGGCACCAAGCAGTCGGCCCACTCGGTGGGTCGGGTGAGTGGAGCCCAGCGCAAAGCTCTGGCCAAGCAGCCCGATCCCAATCCTCCTGCTGCCCCAGAGACTCCCCGGCGGCCAAGGCACAAGCGGAGTCAATCGCAGGCTGCGAACTATGGTGCTAACTACGAGAACCTCGGAACCCTGCCCATTGCGTCCAAGTCGAAGGTTAGGAGCTCTGCCCTCCACTCGGATTCGATGAGCAGCTCGGACTACGCGTCGGTGTTCAGTGGACCCACGACCAGCCACAGACAGGAGCAGGAACTAGAGCCTGATCCCAATTCCAATCCCAAGGACTTTAAGCTGCGCTACGAGCACCCGGACAAAATGTGCGAATACTACTTTGACAACCTAACGAGCTATGCGCTGGCTTTGGAGGAGAGTGAGGACTTGCTGCTGGCGGAAAGCGCCAAATCAGCGAGATTCTTttacgacgacgaggaggaggaagaggatGACGAGGATGGGGATGCGGGGGCAGAAGGATTGGGTAACGAGGACGAGGCGGCTGGCGGGAGGCCCGATTATATGGCCCGCGACATACGCATTCGCGTCAGCGTGAACGAATGCGAAGACGCTGATTGGCATCAGCCGGCGAGTGCGACATCCTATAATGAGAATCTGGCCGAGAGCACATTCTACCAGTCCCTCAATCAGCACTTGCAGCGCCAGGAGGTGGGCGACGATGTCCTCGCTGTCGGTTTGGAGGACCAGAATCTCCTGGTGGGCGAAAGGGGGGAGAGCTACCTGGAGCACTTCCCGCGACAGCGGGGCAGCAGGAACTACGAAAGGGCCTCCAACTCGGCGCTCTATCCGCGGGGTGAGTTCTACGGATTCGGAGGAGAACAGCCGGATGCGGCCAGGCAGCGGAGGGCGGACCTCATGGAGGCCCACTACGCCCGCAGCTATCAGTCGGGGAGCAGCAGGGGCAAGGGGGCGAGCAGGACCCGTGGACTGCCGATGGAGATGGAGCGACAGCACGCAGCAATCccggctgcagcagcagcaaccgcaaTGCCAGCTGCAACAGGCAGTGTCATCAATTTGGCGCTGCCGGGACAAAGCGGGGATGTTCTGTACGCCACCAGCAGCAAGCAGCAGATAACGATGCCGACGCCAACCGCAGGGCCGCAGTTCCATCAGCCAAAGCCAGagccagcggcagcagcattaggaggagcagcaacaacatcgggagcagcagcaacagcagcaacatcggtcCCTGGAAGCTCAGCCGGAAATGCAAACAATCGCTATATGCTGGAGAATTTGCGCAAATACTATGCGAATCAGCAGCAACACCCGCCCGCGCACTCGGTCAACTCCTCCTCGCTGTCCAACTCCTCCTCGTCGAACTCATCAAtgtcacagcagcaacagcagcagcagcaactgaagCTCAATCTGAACCTGCAACCCACCGCGCCCAAAGTGCAGCAACAACATTTGGGCAACCGCCGAAACTCGAGCACCTCGAACGCCTCCTCGACCGCCGACAACTTCGACACCTTCATAACGTTGCGCAATGCCACTGGAAATGCTGGATGTACGAGCACGGATTATATGgccaaacagcagcagcagcaacaacatcgtCGTggcaagcagcagcaacaacagcaatccGTGCCTCTCACCTCCGCTCTGAACTATTACGGACacggtgccacgcccactctgaATCCCGCCCTTGCCTACAATGGCAAATTAACGGCCACCGCAATGTTGTCACAAGTAAATTTAAGCAGAGCAGCCgcagcgacagcagcaacatcgtcCAGTggagcggcagcaacaactgcCCCACTGCTGCCGCATCAGCAACATTCGAGGTCCACGTCCAAGGGAGAGGGTTTCATCCTCGAATATGAGTGTTAG